caaagatCAGAGTTTCGACGTGGTTCTCATGCAAAACATTTATTGAACTCAGTTACATAACAATTTTTACTTCCAACTTTGGTAACTTATAAATTTGAATGTAAAACACCAGAAACTTTCAGCAACTTTAATAGACTACCAGGTGAAATCTATATGAAAATTCCTTTTAAAATGATAATCCCACGTTGGCCTTTGATTTTGTTGAAGTTGCGCTGAGCCAAGTCAAGTGAATCAATCCtctggttgcggaacgatatcaATATTTTAGCAGAcgcgaagaatcaatgcagtgtGACGTGTTGCATCAGCTAAAGCGGGTTTCAGCAAATGTTTTCCCTCTTTTCGCTAGGATTGCGAGACCATTAGGTCGGAACTGTCTGTATGCTGTAACGGATAATGCTTCTATTTGCAGTTGTTAGTTGCGATATCAAAACCCAACAAGATTTGTAGTCACACTTTGACTTTTCAGGCATATAAATTCCCGCACCTTATCTCGTATTTAGGAAGTAATCGTTAATCTTCTAGGAACGATAATTAAACTTACGTAACATTTTACTCGCTAGTAAAAAATATGAGTTCCGTATTCGAGTTAAATGTTTCCAACGTAAACTTTACGCGTTAAACAAGATAGTACGTGGTATTCTGTCCTTGACAGTGGGCTTGCTACATCAAATAATTGTTAATATAAGCATATGAACACtctaaattattatttggtgTTATACGTTCTTTCATTTCTTCTAGGGCCGGTTATAATAAAACGGAACAAGATACTATTTGCGCTCAGTGGCAATATCAACCATCCGAAAAATATGTACCCAGTGCACCAGGACGCACTTAAAACATTTATACAGAGCAAAATAATGAAGATGAGCGATATCGATGGAGCAACAGAACAACAGAACAACGAAACTTTCAGCAATTATCTCAActtatttactaaaaatatataagtacctaattatacatacatacaatatacctGATTACAAGTGAATGCAAATTTCTTAAAGCAAACAAACAAGTAGAAAATTACGCCAAATGATGTCGTGAAGGAAACGAGACGAGAGAAAGTATTATTAAAtcttattaatataaaaatattaatttttatttgtaagcaggtggcaacgctaaatattttaatagcacgtattaaaattatttgtaattttttatttaattagtaataataataatatatattttttaatagttttattagTGCGCAcgcgtatgtacatacatacatatatatttattaaatgtggcaactatataatttcataataatttgtttttttttcaagaaatcttTTTACATAATCGCATTTGCTgttcgttttttaatttaaccatattttagaatttaagaaaagtggcaacaccGTTCAAAACTATAACTGAGTTCTTTACAAAACAGCTTTGCTTTTAGAATTAATTGGGaatgaaaatttgcaaataataatttatttacatttgataTCAAGTGGCAACGTCATAATTTCATAGTACTAAAACTTTCTCAAGAAATCTCGGAATAACGgagagaatttttttcatttatccaAGTTTTGGAATTCACGAAAAGTGGCAACACCGTTCAAAAATACAACTGAGCTCTTTACAAAACAGCATTGATTTTAGAATCAATTGCGaatgaaaatttgcaaataataatttatttacatttgataTCAAGTGGCAACGTCATAATTTCATACTACTAAAACTTTCTCAAGAAATCTCGTTACATAATCGCGGAATAACGGagagattttttttcatttaaccatattttggaatttaagaaaagtggcaacaccGTTCAAAAATATAACTGAGCTCTTTACAAAACAGCTTTGCTTTTAGAATtaattgcaaatgaaaatttgcaaataataatttatttacatttgataTCAAGTGGCAACGTCATAATTTCATACTACTAAAACTTTCTCAAGAAATCTCGTTACATAATCACGGAATAACGgatagaatttttttcatttagccatattttggaatttaagaaaagtggcaacaccGTTCAAAAATATAACTGAGTTATTTACAAAACAGCTTTGATTTTAGAATCAATTGCGaatgaaaatttgcaaataataatttatttatatttcaaatcaagTGGCAACGTCATAATTTCATACTACTAAAACTTTCTCAAGAAATCTGATTACATAATCACGTAATAACGGAGAGAATCCATGTTTTGGAATTCACGAAAAGTGGCAACACCGTTCAAAAATACAACTGAGTTCTTTACAAAACAGCTTTGATTTTAGAATCAAttcttaatgaaaatttgtaaataataatttatttatatttaaaatcaagTGGCAACGTCATAATATCATACTACTAAAACTTTCTCAAGAAATCTCGTTACATAATCACGGAATAACGgatagaatttttttcatttaaccaTGTCTTGGAATTCACGAAAAGTGGCAACACCGTTCAAAAATATAACTGAGTTCTTTACAAAACAGCTTTGATTTTAGAATCAATTGCGaatgaaaatttgcaaataataatttatttatatttaaaatcaagTGGCAACGTCATAATTTCATACCACTAAAACTTTCTCAAGAAATCTCGTTACATAATCACGGAATAACGaagagaatttttttcatttatccaTGTTTTGGAATTCACGAAAAGTGGCAACACCGGTCAAAAATACAACTGAGTTCTTTACAAAACAGCATTGATTTTAGAATCttaatgaaaatttgcaaaataatttatttatatttaaaatcaagTGGCAAcgtcatataaaattttttgcaattttaaattgcccgTCAAGAAACcccctccaatagttagcaggtagaaaaaaatgttacagcTACCCATCATTGAACCcatgtattgaatcacccaatttattacttaagaacgaacaactctgtccacattatgaaaacttgtcaaCAGACatcgccttttactttggcatcgttttgtttaattcacgtttacgccaatttaaggtttgaatattggatactgcgatggtagcgcaatctatcaGATACAATGTAAAACATtccaattaattacaaatgaaaaattaatttaaaaaaacattttctagtggaccaaattgtgaatctaaaccattctcgaatctccttaaacacacacaagaaatttcatcaaaatcggtccagccgtttaggagcagttcaattacaaacacacggtcagtcATGTACATGTCCTTTATACATGACGGGCTGAGCGGTTTGAGTCCGTCTATATATACCCGATCTGTCAGCTTTTGAGTTATAAGTCTAAAATTATGCAACCTGCCGATCTcaggccactatagcatacagctgccacaTTAACTAACAGTTCCAAATCATTTTATACTACAAAAAAGTATCTGTGAAAGATATTAatgcttcggtgcagccgaagttaacttttttcttctttcaaaCTTCATATATAACGCAATCTTTTCCCTTTATTTACgttttcaaatttcattaatatggcgaacttttttttttttaatttttcttgtttttaaagtTGCATCagctaaaaaatttacaaagaaagcaaaaaattatatcagATTAGTACAAAAAGTAACGGAAATGCGTGCGGCAGGCGTAAATATCTTTAGATATCTTATATGAGTATATACCGATGTATTAAAAACACTAGATTAATGTGGTTATCTAAAAagagaaattgaaatatatttatgttacaTATCAATTGTAAATCAGTATCAATTAGCACTTAACTTATgtacaaataaatcaaatattctaTGCTCAAAGAATACAAAGCTTCCATATCATCGGTTTACTTGCTCTTGCGCTGCAACCTGAGCTGAAGGAAATACTattgtatacatgtatattagagggggtcgatttttttttatataaaatgtgaCGTGTGTAATATATGTGGTTTAGTTGCCCGATGTGACGACTCCGACAAataaatgatcaatagaatattcggaactgacgaaaaaattttgatgatCTCTAAACAACTTCACCTTAAAAATCACTGACTCAAAACCGGTTTTATGCCCATAATCATAGCCCAAATTTGTtcagaataacaacaacaaaacatttcTCGCATAGgctatttttccatttttttgctCCCTGTAATTCGACCCATTtcgacgcatttgcagacaaaaagcGAGAGaagctgaaatgcgtgagtacaaagagcttgagaaactggccgacaggggtcatgatagaaaattctacaaaagaTGCGGCTAGTAACAGATGATTTCAGGttcggagcatactcttgtagaaccgcCAGAAGAGATCTAGttactgatgcccagagcatactgaaattatggaaggaacactttgCAGCCTGCTgagtggcagtgaaagcataaaacCAGGAGATGGTGTACCCGATACCCCAATCGATGATGGcggagcggacgttccattccccgatcatgaagaagttcgaataggcatgagataagccttctcaaaatcgcatataaggttctatcgaccgtaaacaaactgattggaccttatcagtgtggctttacgcctggaaaatcaacaactgaccagatattcagcaTGCGCCACATCTTGGAAAAGATCTATGTAAAGAGGATCGACAAACTCCAACACAGAGTCTAATAAATTTCTGGCTGAACTGTTTAAAGCCGGCAGTGAAATGCTGGAAAGGCGCATGTTCCAGCTGCAAAGGATGATTTGGTCGAATTAATACATGCCCAATGATTAGAATAAGAGTGTACTCTATCCTATCCACAATAAAGCAGATCACGCAGTCTGCGGTGAGCTAACTATCGTCTTCAGTCTTCTTAATATCGTAGGCCTTAATAACAGGTCCGTTAGCGCAGAACTTTTAAGCCtagaaaaagaaacgaaagGGGTTTGTCTTGTGGGAACAAGGGCAAGACAAAGTAGCAGGAGGTCACATACAAAGATAGCGTctagatttttgaaaaagttatttgaaAGATTTGCAATTATTAAGGACATTATATCTCGGAACCAGCACAAATGCCAAAGAAGCCTGTAAAATggcgaataaaatattttaactttgcaTTTAAAAAGATATAATATACGTACAAGTTTATGatatggaaatatgtatgtcagGGGAAAATACATTGCtgtttatttgataaaaacGATTCCTTGAAACAAAATCTTTGAATTTTTAGGAGTTGTGATGCTTGCCTCAGTTATTTATGATACAGAATGCCTAAAAGTAAAGTTTCAAGATTTTCTGcggaagaaaaaaattgagatCCAACAGCATATATTGTGGTGCAGATAAAATGGACTTCCTCAACGTTTTCGATCAATTTATTGGCCTTACCGTTTGTAAAGCTTGGTTTGTTGGAGTATAAAGTGGATTGTGAAATTAATCATATTGCATCAAAAAAAGTGACATTCCGCTATGATATCGCAGATGGACTTTTAGCACGATCAGCTCAGAAAATGCAGCACGGCGCGGTCGTCCCAAAACCACTCTTGAAGAGGAGAATGAATGAAATCCACCTATGTCGGCGGCAAATGCTCTAACGATCTGTTTCTTTACGTTATGATGGATTCCAACATTGAAAAAGcacactaattgttaaggaatCGAGTACtctttccactaaatcaagtcagATATCATGAATGTCAAGTTTattattgacttctaaagcttgaagagagtctagTTTAATGCTAAAGGCTAATGACTGCTTACAACCCCACAAGAAGGAGTCAAATGGCGTTAAAGCACAACTTTTTGAAGGTCATtcaatgttacattttttttgaaataatcaaatctccaaacttttctcgcgaTAATTTATGGCCTTGTGGAACGTAGcctcgtcttgttggaaccagctgttgtcaagatcaacttcatcccattgcggccataaaaagtagGTTATCttgatctataccgctctccaatGACAATAATGGTGTCACCTATTTCATTTCGATAGAAGTATGGACCGGTCACAACACACTGTCAATTTAGATGAATGTAACGTTTGTTCATGAATAAATTGTGGactttcttcgcaccagaatcgatagttttgtttatttaccgtcCCACTCAGatgaactgaactgaactgAACCTCATAGTAGAAGatgaatttcttaaaaaaaaaattatcgttttcaagttgttccaaggcaaaatcagcaagtTCACGACACCTTTATAGTGGTTCAAAGGTTTCAGtccttgagtgagaacaattttatacggatgcgagcccaaatcctttctcatTCGCCTGGCAGTTGCTGGCATACACTTTGCTTTCCAAATAACCACACAAAAGGAAGtatgctgtggtatacattttatattattcaacacagtgaaaattttatttacgaataaaggcgaaatgtttttgtcggtataagaatcctgGGGATTGAACAATTGTACTCTAGTTTTgaatatgtttatacaaataaatttgattggaaatgataacgaatttaaggctgtttTCTTAATGTCTGATTACCAGCGTTTCTgaccagttaatagagttgtctgcttaatagattgtacttcaTATACATCAACAATGTCCATGGTTAATGgtgatgtccgcttaatagagcgtcaaTTTAAGAGAGCTTTTACTGTATTCTTTATTTACGAATTGTCTTAACTATCCTTTCTTTTAAGTTGGtacgaactggacacagtgtgctaaattttactaaaatcggtacagtagtttaggagtccatcgcggacaaacaacgtgacacgtactttttatatataaaaatattatataatttttcaactgTCATTTTTTAATCATATTGATATCGTCGGTCggccgttagttctactttcttcaGGCTGGATAAGggagcaaagcaaatgggtctggcagtgaaatatctgctgtcatcaaacaaacagtcgtcgcactcgcgacttggctctcacgtcactgttgacagaagACAATGTGTTGTTACGTGAATACCTGTCTTCGAAGACTCAATTCCACGGTGCTTTCTATTGCTAGAAACACATAGATCAATACAaagcgtcgatcagcgccccaaagcatGAGTGCGTGCACCCGCATCATACTCCGGAGAACCAAAGCATGAGTGCtggcacacacacttacactttggttccaattggtaggGTGGGACTCCctttccaccttggtcgggttcgaggcccatctaaaacctctgccgtactctgggtccgacacccggccgcagtgcgactccacattggacaaatgcccttcctgcatttaggtacaaaccacagccaccacgaatctccccaaagggccaaacccaatgagcagactggagcgaactccaggggctactgctccccgtggtaccaggttaaagtctttggtattgaccttgtagccgaagcaacgaccagttgagctccatacagccctggactggtggccaggatcttagtaGATCTtagcctcttacgacaggcatgccttaccgcgggtatattcggtttcccctcgaacccggaggggtccccccgtacccgcagggggaagtcactgttgacagtcataactttgaagtcgtagataatttcgtctatcttggaaccagcgtaaacaccaccaacaatgtcagcctagaaatccaacgccggataactcttgccaacaggtgttacctcggactgagtaggcaattgagaagtaaagtcctctctcgacgaacaaaaaccaaactctataagtcactcataattcccgtcctgctatacggtgcagaggcttagacgatgacaacagctgatgagtcgacgttgcgagttttcgagagaaaagttctgcgaaagatttatggtacgaatatcgacattgacatagttcagcgaattaaaagacagcggctgcgctgactaggtcatgttgtccggatggacgaaaacactccagctctggaagtattcgacgccgtacccgccggggaaagcagaggaagaggaagacctccacctgTGAATTATTTGCAGGCTCTTTGAAATAGGCTGCGTCCAATACCAAACGAACTGTTCGGCCGTGGAGCTCGCTCGTTACTTTCGTGTTCTATTTCTGGCGTGTGTCTATCACCGGATTAATACCGTTAACAAGAGCAAGCTGAAGTAAACTACAATTATTTTATGCTgcttattttacaatttattagaATACTTATTTTGAGAAACATTGAATGTGAGAAGATTGAAGATAAtcttttataaaatacatatttaaaatacttaGAAATCGTTTTTCATCGTTGGCGGGTTCCTTTTCATTGCACTGTGTCGGACATTCATTGTGAATTTGTTTTGGCGTCTACGGAGCTTTCTTCTTTAAGTCATGCCCAAATACCCCTTCTTCGTTTCTCTCCATGTTTCTCTGCCTTTTTCTCTTCGTCATCGTTCCTGCCTTTACCTCTACCCTTTCCAGGCTTGCCACATTTTATTTCTTCCTTCGGTTTACCCAATCCAGTccatacaaatgaaaaaaatcctCCTTTTCCATTACCACGTCCACATCCTTTGCCAACTTCTTCACTAGCTGATGAGTCAACTGTTGCGTTAACGGGGCCTGCTGTATTACCAGCGGGTTTATCGTCAGCTGTTGCGTTAACGGGGCCAGCgggtttattttcatttgttgcgTTAACGGGGCCTGTTGAATTACAAGCGGGTGCATTGACAACTGTTACGTTAACGGGGCCTGCTGTATTACCAGCGGGTTTATCGTCAGCTGTTGCGTTAACGGGGCCAGCGGGTTTATTGTCATTTGTTGCGTTAACGGGGCCTGCTGTATTACCAGCGGGTTTCGCGTTACCCAATGCAGTCCATACAAGTGAAACAAGTCCTCCTTTTCCATTACCACGTCCACATCCTTTGCCAACTTCATCACTAGCTGATGGGTCAACTGTTGCGTTAACGGGGCCTGCTGTATTACCAGCGGGTTTCGCGTTACCCAATGCAGTCCATACAAGTGAAACAAGTCCTCCTTTTCCATTACCACGTCCACATCCTTTGCCAACTTCATCACTAGCTGATGGGTCAACTGTTGCGTTAACGGGTCCTGTTATATTACCAGCGGGTTTATTGTCAGCTGTTGCGTTAACGGGGCCGGCGGGTTTATTGTCATCTGTTGCGTTAACGGGCCCTGTTATATTACCAGCGGGTTTATTGTCAGCTGTTGCGTTAACGGGGCCTGTTGAATTACAAGCGGGTGCATTGACAACTGTTACGTTAACGGGGCCTGCTGTATTACCAGCGGGTTTATCGTCAGCTGTTGCGTTAACGGGGCCGGCGGGTTTATTGTCATCTGTTACGTTAACGGGGCCAGCGGGTTTATTGTCAGCTGTTGCGTTAACGGGGCCTGTTGAATTACAAGCGGGTGCATTGACAACTGTTACGTTAACGGGGCCTGCTGTATTACCAGCGGGTTTATCGTCAGCTGTTGCGTTAACGGGGCCGGCGGGTTTATTGTCATCTGTTGCGTTAACGGGCCCTGTTATATTACCAGCGGGTTTATTGTCAACTGTTACGTTAACAGAGGCCTGGTCCTGTTGGTCAGACACTTCTTTATTATTTTGACTCGAATCCTGATCATTATTTTCGTCTTGATCGTTTTCAGTACAGTTAACTACAGCAAAAAATGCCATGGCCAAAATGGCAATATACAGGAATGTAGATAGCTTCGCCATGTCGTTATTAATATGGTATACCCAGATATATGTATGATCCCTAGGAACTCGTAGATGAGTGTGAATTTGATTTCAATGTACAGTGCTTTTATACCCAATTTCTtccgaaaaatttcttcaattcagacatattctgtaaatatttgaaaatgcgCACACCTGTGTAATTGAATTTTGCAAATAACTCTTTAGAAcagtatattgaaaaaaaaaaaattgtttaaaatatatgtatgtcagttTCACctcaaagcaaaaaatataacgCACATTATGTCGTTATAATGTCGAACtggcatattttaaattattttaattatgaaaatttgatttaaattaaaatttaacatttgaACGGACCAAATTTCAGAATAACTCTGAAAAAGATGAGTTTGTCCACCCTATTAGTATACCCTTGACAGGGTGTGTTAAGTTTGCCAGAAGTTTGTAAGACCTAGAACGAAACaccagagaccctataaaatatataatatatatgaattaTCAACATGACGGGCTGTATTGATTTAGCTATGTACTTTTGTCTGtcagtttttgaggtatcgatcggaaattttgcaagcgtccttttctcctcaaaaagCTACTCTTTCTCATtttaagagatatcttcacgaaatttggcataaatattACTCGACTTTACAATTACCAATTTTCAACTCAACTGTATTTTAGTTCCAGTCTTTGAAAGCTGCATGCCTTGCATTAATCTTCCTAGCATTGGGACAGTATGCTTGCTGAAGCAGCATTGTACTGCACAGGAACACAAATTCctctacattttttttgctatacCATAGTATTGTCGACATGTTTTTTCACGCTTTGGAGCGAAAttactgtcgattggacttcagagtgaaatgatggagcacTGTTTCATCCAATGTCACATATCAgttttattacgcttgaacatatCCAAACACCGCAACGAATCAACAAAagcgtcgttgtttttggtcaatatTGGGGGCATCCACTGTGCACAAAGCTTTCTCTTagccaaatattcgtgaatgatatgatctACTATaaacgttcagttgatatctttagagtgcctttTGAGCGCCTAGctcaaacaacttcactttacggtcaaccaaaattattttgtgaactttttatGTCTTTGTCGATAACAACCGTTTTTGGGCGTCTACTGCGCTCACCGTCTTCGGTGCCAATCCTTGACGATTGATTTTCCTTGTGCATGGagggaatcgattttttggtttGTGAAATTGCTGATCTATTACAAGACACTTCAAATCTACAGTTACTTTTAGCGCAACATCCACATCTCGCAT
The DNA window shown above is from Bactrocera tryoni isolate S06 chromosome 4, CSIRO_BtryS06_freeze2, whole genome shotgun sequence and carries:
- the LOC120774659 gene encoding circumsporozoite protein-like, which produces MAKLSTFLYIAILAMAFFAVVNCTENDQDENNDQDSSQNNKEVSDQQDQASVNVTVDNKPAGNITGPVNATDDNKPAGPVNATADDKPAGNTAGPVNVTVVNAPACNSTGPVNATADNKPAGPVNVTDDNKPAGPVNATADDKPAGNTAGPVNVTVVNAPACNSTGPVNATADNKPAGNITGPVNATDDNKPAGPVNATADNKPAGNITGPVNATVDPSASDEVGKGCGRGNGKGGLVSLVWTALGNAKPAGNTAGPVNATVDPSASDEVGKGCGRGNGKGGLVSLVWTALGNAKPAGNTAGPVNATNDNKPAGPVNATADDKPAGNTAGPVNVTVVNAPACNSTGPVNATNENKPAGPVNATADDKPAGNTAGPVNATVDSSASEEVGKGCGRGNGKGGFFSFVWTGLGKPKEEIKCGKPGKGRGKGRNDDEEKKAEKHGEKRRRGIWA